The nucleotide sequence CGGCACCCGACGTCCCGGTCCGCGCCGGCGCCCGCGAGTGGGCCGCCCTCGTGGTCCTGATGCTGCCGGTGCTGCTGATCTCGGTGGACAACACGGTGCTGAACTTCGCGCTGCCGGAGATCTCCCGCGAGCTGCGCCCCACCGGCACGCAGCTGCTGTGGATGGTGGACGCCTATCCGCTGGTGCTCGCCGGGCTGCTCGTGCCCATGGGCGCCCTCGGGGACCGGGTGGGCCGCCGCCGGCTGCTGCTCGTGGGGAGCACGGGCTTCGCGGCGGTGTCCGCGCTCGCCGCGTTCGCCCCGACCGGGGAGGCCCTCGTCGCCGCGCGGGCGCTGCTGGGACTCTTCGGCTCGATGCTGATGCCCGCGACCCTGTCCCTGCTGCGCAACATCTTCCACGACCCGACGCAGCGGCGGGCGGCCATCGCGGTGTGGGCCACGGGCTTCTCGGCGGGCGGGATCCTGGGGCCGGTCGTGGGCGGGTTCCTGCTCCAGCACTTCTGGTGGGGCTCCGTGTTCCTCCTGGCGGTCCCGGTGCTGCTGCCGCTGCTGGTCCTGGCGCCGGTGCTGGTGCCGGAGTCCCGCAACCCGGCGCCGGGCCCGGTGGACGTGCCCAGCGCCGCGCTGATCATGACCGCCATGGTGGCGCTGGTCCACGGCATCAAGGACCTCGGCGGCCACGGCCCGTCCGCCGGCGTGCTGGCGGCCGCGGTGCTGGCCGTGACCGCCGGGACGCTGTTCGTGCGCCGCCAGCTGCGCAGCCCGGTGCCGATGCTGGACCTGCGGCTGTTCCGCCACGCCCCGTTCACCGGCGGGCTGCTGAACAACCTGGTGGCCTCGACCACCTTCATCGGCTTCCTGTTCTTCGTCTCCCAGTACCTGCAGCTGGTGGAGGGCCTGCCGCCCCTGGAGGCGGGCCTGGCCCTGCTGCCGGGGGCCGTGGTCACGATCGTCTCGGGGCTGCTGGTGGTGCACGTGGTCGGCGTCGTGCCCCCCGCGCTCGTGCTCGGCGGCGGGCTGCTGGTCATGGCCTCGGGCTTCCTGCTCGTCCTGCTCGGGGACCTCTCCGGCGGGGCCGTGCTCGTGGTGGCCCTCGTGGTCATCGGGCTGGGCTCCGGCGCGGCTCAGACGATCGCGGGGGACCTGATTCTCACCGAGGTGGCCTCCGAGCAGGCCGGCGCCGCCTCCGCGATCTCGGAGACCGCCTACGAGCTGGGGGCCGGGCTGGGCGTGGCCGTCCTGGGCACGGCCGTGACCGCGACCTACGCCGCCCGGGTGGAGGTCCCGCCGGGCCTGGACCCCGGGCAGGCCGCCACCGCGTCCGAGACCGTCGGCGGGGCGGTCGACGTCGCCGCGGCCCTCGGCCCGGACGCGTCCGGGGAGCTGCTGGCCTCGTCCGTGGCGGCCTTCGAGGCCGGCGTGCACCTGTCGGCCGGGATCGGCGCGGCCCTGCTGGCCGGGACCGCCGTGGCCGTGAGCCTGCTGCTGCGCCGGGTCCCGCGGCTCCGGCGCCGGTAGCGGACCCGCTCAGTCGGCCGAGCGCAGCCTGACGTGCTGCTCCACCCGGGCGAGGTCCCGGGGGTGGGGTGCGCCCTCGCGGAAGCGGGCGAGCAGGACGTCGACGTGCTCGCGCGCCTGCCGCCGCACGGACGGGTGGACGCTGGCCGCCTCGATCCGGGCGGCGAGGTCCACGAGGGCCAGCAGGACGCTGACGTGCCCGGTGGCGTGCGGGCCGATCTGGTCGAACGGCATGTCCACGATCTCCTCGACCCCCACCGTCCCGTAGCGCAGCCGGTGCACGCCGTCGACCACCACCGTGTTCCCCGGCAGCGGGCGGGCCACGGCGGCGACGATCCCGGACGCGACCTCCTCGACGGCGTTGACCGCGGTGTAGGGGTCGTTGGTGCTCGGGGAGAGGGCGCGCACGGCGAGCTCCACGACCTGCTGCTCCGCGAAGCGGACGTCCTGGAGCGCCGAGCGCGAGTCGCCCACCCGCACGCAGCGCCGCAGCCGGTCCGCCAGCTCCCCGGCCCGGTGCGCGGGCCACACCCGGACCAGCGGCTCCTCCGCCAGGACGTGGTCGCCCACCCGCGGCACGAGCTCGAGGACGACGTCACCGGCCGCGGCGTGGTCCCGGAGCCGCTCGTAGTCGACGCCGACGACGTAGCCCACGCTGCCCGCACGGACCTCTCCCCCGCCGCTGCGGCGCCCCGCGGTCCGGACCAGCTCCTCCGGCGTCTCCTCCGGGTGCCACCGCTCGATCACGTCCAGCAGGCGCCGGCGCGCGCCGTGGACGAGGGTGTCCACCTGCACGGAGTCCGCGATGTGGTGGATGAAGTAGACGATCAGGGCGACGTCCGCGACCGCCAGCAGCACGCCGAGGTTGACCGCCAGGTGCGGGACGAACGGCTGGGCGAGGTCGTCGGAGGCCGAGCGGATCGTGCGCAGGACCAGCAGCGCGTAGATGAAGGTGGACACGAGCACGCCCAGCACCACCTGGTTGCCGCGGTCCGCCATGAAGTTGCGCACCAGCCGGGGCCCGTACGTGGAGCTGGCCGTGGCGATCACCGAGATGGTGATGGAGAAGGCGGTGGCGGCCACGCCCAGCATCGATCCGCCGATCGCGGAGAGCATCGACCGGGACCCGTCGATGCCGACGGCGTAGACCCACGCGATCCACGGGGAGTCCAGGTCCTCGGGCAGCCACCGGTCGACGGCCACCACGGACTGGGCCAGGACGACGGCGGCGAGAACGCACACGGCGGGCACGAACCAGAACCTGTCGAACACCCGGCGCCACGAGCCGGAGAGCTTGTCCATGCGCCCACCCTAGACCTGCCCCTCCCGGCGGTGGCGGTAGGCTGGGCGCCCGGACCCGCGCACCCGCGGACGCGCCACCTCCCTGACGCCCCACCTGACCGCCCTCGAGGAGACCTCCCCATGCTCAACGCTTCGCGACCGCGCCGACGGAACAGGACCGGCCGTGCGCTGCGGGCCGGCGCGGCCCCGGCCCTGGTCCTGGCCCTGGCGGCGCTGACCGGGTGCGGCTCGGACTACCCCCTCGGCGAGGAGCAGCGCCGCGCCGCGGAAGAGGGCGGCTCGGACCTGTCCGGGATCCTCACCGGGGTGGGCTCCTCGGCGCAGAACGCCGCCATGCTGACGTGGCGGAGCGGCTTCGAGTCGATGCACCCGGACGCGCAGGTGCAGTACCTCTCCGCGGGTTCCGGGGCGGGGCGCAGCGCGCTCGTGGGGGGCGGCACCGACTTCGCCGGCTCGGACGCCTACCTGGACGAGGAGGAGCAGGCCGAGGTCCGGGACTTCTGCGGCCCCGGTGGCGCCCTGAACATCCCCGTCTACATCTCCCCGATCAGCGTGGCCTTCAACCTCCCCGGCATCCAGGAGCTCGACCTCGACGCCGCGACCATCGCGGGCATCTTCCGCCACGAGATCACCCGGTGGGACGACCCGGCCATCGCCGCCCAGAACTCCGGCGTGGAGCTGCCCGACCTGCCGATCACGCCCATCGCCCGCGCGGACGACTCGGGGACGACCGAGAACTTCACCGACTACCTGCACTCGGTGGTCCCCGAGGTGTGGACGGACGAGGAGGACGGCGGCTGGCCGGCGGGGCTGCCCACGGAGCGCTCCCAGGGCAACGCCGGGGTGGTGAGCCTCACGGCCGAGACCGAGGGCGCCGTCACCTACGCGGACGACTCGCTCGTGGACGACTCCCTCGGCAAGGCCCGGGTGAAGGTGGGCTCCGAGTACGTGGCCGTGTCCGGCGAGGCGGCCGGCACCGCGGTCGGCGAGGCCTCCCGGGTGGAGGGCACCGGCCGGCACGACATCGCCCTCGAGCTGGACCGCGAGCCGGACGCGCCCGGGGCCTATCCGGTGGTCCTCGTCTCCTACCACATCTACTGCAGCAGCTACGGGGACCCGGAGGTCCTCGAGCTGGCCAAGGAGTTCGGGCACTACGTGGTCAGCGAGGAGGGCCAGCAGGCCTCCTCGGAGGCCGTCAAGAGCGCCCCGCTGCCGGAGAACCTGACCGCCGAGGCGCAGGCCGCCCTCGACTCGATCACCCTCCGCTGACCGGCCGGGACGGGAGCACGGACGTGGGCGAGGTCCTCGACGTCGCCGTGGTGGGCGCCGGGCAGGCCGGACTGGCCGTGGGCTACCACCTCCGGCGCACCGGCCTGTCCTTCGCGCTCCTCGACGAGCAGGAGGCGCCGGGCGGGGCGTGGCGGCACGTCTGGCCGTCGCTGCGGCTGTTCTCCCCCGCCGCGTACTCGTCCCTGCCCGGGCACCCGATGCCGGACACGGCCGGGGCGGCCCCGGACGCCGCGCACGTGGTCGACTACCTGTCCCGGTACGAGGAGCGCTACGGGCTGCCCGTCCGGCGACCGGTCCGGGTGCGGGCCGTGCACCGTGACGGGGCGGGGTTCCGCCTGGTGACGGACGACGGCGAGCTGCGGGCGCGCGCCGTCGTGAGCGCCACCGGCACGTGGTCGCAGCCGTTCCGTCCTGCCCTCCCCGGGCAGCGGGAGTACCGCGGCGAGCAGGTGCACAGCGCCCACTACGAGGGGCCGGCGCGGTACCGCGGCCGCCGCGTGCTCGTGGTCGGCGGGGCGAACTCGGGGGCGCAGATCGCCGCCGAGCTCGCCGAGGTGTGCGAGCTGACGTGGTGCACCAACGCCCCGCCCCGCTACCTCCCCGACGAGGTCGACGGGCGCGAGCTGTTCCGCGTGGCCACGCTGCGCGCCCAGGCCCTCGCCGCGGGCCGGCCGGATCCCGGCGGGGTGGCGAGCCTCGGCGACGTGGTGGCCGTTCCCTCCGTGCGCCGCGCCCGCGACGCCGGGGTGCTCGACCCCCGGCCGATGTTCACGCGCTTCACCGCGCACGGCGTGGTCATGACGGACGGCCGGGAGCAGCCCGTGGACGCCGTCGTGTGGTGCACCGGGTTCCGCCCGGCCCTCCGGCACCTGCGGCCCCTGCACCTGCGGGAGGACGACGGGCGGATCCGCACCGAGGGAACGGCCTCCACCCGGGTGCCCGGCCTGTACCTCGTGGGGTACGGGGACTGGACGGGCCCGGGATCGGCAACCCTCGTCGGTGTCGGCCGCTCGGCGCGGGACACGGTCGCGGCGGTGCGGAAGCGGCTCGCCGGCGGCTGGGACCAGCGCGCGGCCGCCCCCTAGACCGGGTCGTCGGGTCCGAGGTCCTCCGGTCGCCGGTCGCGCCGGACGAAGCGGACCACCCGGACGGCGATCACCCCGGCCCAGAGCAGCAGCAGCACGAACACGAAGGCGCTGAACACCCCGTCCTCCGAGGACCAGGTGAGCAGCTGGCCCGCGAGCAGCAGCACCGCGGTCGCGGAGAGCAGGATCAGCGCGGTGCGCTCGCTGCTTCGCTCGGACATGGCGGCTCCTGCCGGTCGGCGTCCTGGTCCCCGGATCCTCGCACATCCCGGACGGGTGCGTCCTGCGGGGCTCCGGTCCGGGAACGTCATCCGCCGCCCTTCCCCCGACACGGCGGGCCGTCGGGCTACCGTGGAGAGGTCCCCGACAGAGAGGCTCCCCCGATGCGCCGCACCCTTCCCGCCGTGGCCCTGCTCGCGCTGACGCTGACCGGGTGCGACGACCGGCCGGAGGAGGTGGCGAGCACCCCCGGCGCCTCCCCCACCTCCTTCAGTCCTCCTCCCCCGGTCACCGCCACGCCGACCCCGACGCCCGACGGCCTGCCCACGGATCCGGGCACCGGGTCCGCGGCTCCGGCCCCGGACCCGCCCGGCCCCGAGTCGGTCCCCACCCCCTCCGAGCAGCTCGACGGGCCGTAGCACGGCCCGGGCGGGAGGACGCCGGCGTCCGGCCGGACAAAAGTGCAGGGGATGCCGACGGATGTCCACACCTCGATCCCTCGGCGACACGCGCGGGCCACGGGTCCCCCCGGGCTCTCACATGCATAAACATGGGCATACCCCCTCTCCCTGGAAGGTTCCCCCATGTACGAGAACACCGCTCTCGTTCCCCGCCCCCGCTGGGCCACCCATCAGGAGCTGACCGACCCCGAGACGGTCACCAACTCGCGGGAGCTGCCCGCCCGGTCCCTCGCCGGCCCGTCGGCGGTCGCGCTCCTGGAGACCTGGGAGGTCATCACCACCGCGGACGGCTCCTACGCCCACCGTGACGGGCTCGTCCTGCACATCGGCCACGAGGCGTGGACCGTGGAGCAGGCCAGGGCCCTGCACGACCGCATCGGCGAGGCCCTCGCACTGCTCGACCGGTAGCACCACCGGCGCCGCCGGGCGCCCCCCGCGCACCGGGTCGCCCGCCGCGGGGGAGCAGAGAACCCCACCGGCCCCGGGCGCACCGGGAGCGATGGGGTTCTGTCGCGGGTGGGCCCCGTGGGGCTCGAACCCACGACCCATGGATTAAAAGTCCACTGCTCTACCAGCTGAGCTAGAGGCCCGTGCTCCACCGGCGAGCGCGGGGCGGCCGGTCCGGAGCGGGCACCACTCTACCGCACGGTCCCCCCGGGAGCCGGACGCCTAGAGTGGTGGGCAGTCCCGTGCCACCCATGCCGATTCGACCGGAGGACCGACCGTGCCGCACCCGAGCACCGAGGAAGAAGCACGCACGGAGACGGAGCTCTTCGGTCCGTCGGCCGTCACCGAGTACCTCGAGCAGGTGGTGGAGCAGCTGCGGGACGTCCGCGGCGGCGAGCCCAGCTCCTCCATCCCCGCCCTGGCCCAGGCCGACACCGAGCGCTTCGGCGTCGTCATCGCCACCGCGGACGGCCACGTGTACGAGGCCGGCAGCACCCGGGACGAGTTCAGCATCCAGTCGATCTCCAAGGCGTTCACCTACGCGCTCGCCGTGTCCGACCTCGGGGCGGAGGCGGTGCACGCGAAGATGGACGTGGAGCCGAGCGGGGACGCCTACAACGAGATCTCCCTCCAGCCCGGCACGGGACGCCCCGCCAACCCGATGATCAACGCCGGTGCGATCGCCTCCACGTGGCTCGTCCCCGACAGCGACCGCGACCTGCGCCGGGACCGGATCCGCGAGGCCTACTCGCGGTGCGCGGGCCGGGACCTGGCGATCAGTCCCGAGGTCCTCGCCCAGGAGCACGCCGCCGGGGACCGCAACCGCGCCCTCGGCTACCTCCTGGCCTCCGCCGGGATCATCGAGGGGGACCCGACCCAGGCCCTCGAGGACTACTTCGCCCAGTGCTCGGTGCTGATCACGTGCCGCGACCTCGCCCTGATGGGCGCGACCCTCGCCAACGGCGGCACCAACCCGCTGACCGGGGACGAGGTCTTCGACGTCGACACGGTCTCCCGGGTGCTGTCCGTGATGAGCTCCTGCGGCATGTACGACGACGCCGGCGAGTGGATGGTCCGGGTGGGCCTGCCCGCGAAGTCAGGGGTGGGCGGCGGCATCATCGCCGTCCTGCCCGGGGAGCTGGCCGTGGCGACCTTCTCCCCTGCGCTGGACCGGCACGGCAACAGCGTGCGCGGGGTGCTCGCCTGCGAGCGGCTCTCCCAGGACCTCGACCTGCACTTCACCCACACCGCCCGCGTGGCCCGCTCCACGGTGCGCGCCAGCTACCCGATCGACCAGTCCCCCTCCCTGGTCCGCCGCAACGCCGAGGCCGAGGCGGTGCTGGCCGACCACGGCAAGGACGCCGTCGTCGTGGAGCTCCAGGGCGACCTGCTGTTCACGGGCACGGAGACCGCGATCCGCACCGTCCGCGACGTCGCCTACGAGGCCTCGTACGTGGTGGTGGACATGCGCCGGGTGGACGTGATCGCGGAGTACGCGATGCCGCTCCTGGCCAAGACCCGGGCCGAGCTGCAGGCGGCGGGCCGCACCGTGGTGGCGGTGGCCACGGACCCGGGCTTCGCCGGCTCCTTCGGGGGCGAACCGCCGCTCGAGGTGTTCCCCAGCCGGGCCGCGGCCATCAAGTGGGTCGAGGACCGGCTGCTCGAGGAGCACGGCGGCCCGGAGTGCACCCCGTCCCGGGTGAAGCCCGTGGAGTCCGAGCTGTTCTCCCGGCTGGACCCCGAGGACGCCCGGGACCTCCGCGCCCGGACCGTCGAGCGGACGTGGGCGGCCGGGGAGAACATCCTGCGCACGGGGCAGAACTTCGCCGGCATCCACCTCATCGTCAGCGGCAGCGTGTCGAT is from Kocuria rosea and encodes:
- a CDS encoding MFS transporter; this encodes MLSPAPDVPVRAGAREWAALVVLMLPVLLISVDNTVLNFALPEISRELRPTGTQLLWMVDAYPLVLAGLLVPMGALGDRVGRRRLLLVGSTGFAAVSALAAFAPTGEALVAARALLGLFGSMLMPATLSLLRNIFHDPTQRRAAIAVWATGFSAGGILGPVVGGFLLQHFWWGSVFLLAVPVLLPLLVLAPVLVPESRNPAPGPVDVPSAALIMTAMVALVHGIKDLGGHGPSAGVLAAAVLAVTAGTLFVRRQLRSPVPMLDLRLFRHAPFTGGLLNNLVASTTFIGFLFFVSQYLQLVEGLPPLEAGLALLPGAVVTIVSGLLVVHVVGVVPPALVLGGGLLVMASGFLLVLLGDLSGGAVLVVALVVIGLGSGAAQTIAGDLILTEVASEQAGAASAISETAYELGAGLGVAVLGTAVTATYAARVEVPPGLDPGQAATASETVGGAVDVAAALGPDASGELLASSVAAFEAGVHLSAGIGAALLAGTAVAVSLLLRRVPRLRRR
- a CDS encoding DUF2254 domain-containing protein, yielding MDKLSGSWRRVFDRFWFVPAVCVLAAVVLAQSVVAVDRWLPEDLDSPWIAWVYAVGIDGSRSMLSAIGGSMLGVAATAFSITISVIATASSTYGPRLVRNFMADRGNQVVLGVLVSTFIYALLVLRTIRSASDDLAQPFVPHLAVNLGVLLAVADVALIVYFIHHIADSVQVDTLVHGARRRLLDVIERWHPEETPEELVRTAGRRSGGGEVRAGSVGYVVGVDYERLRDHAAAGDVVLELVPRVGDHVLAEEPLVRVWPAHRAGELADRLRRCVRVGDSRSALQDVRFAEQQVVELAVRALSPSTNDPYTAVNAVEEVASGIVAAVARPLPGNTVVVDGVHRLRYGTVGVEEIVDMPFDQIGPHATGHVSVLLALVDLAARIEAASVHPSVRRQAREHVDVLLARFREGAPHPRDLARVEQHVRLRSAD
- the pstS gene encoding phosphate ABC transporter substrate-binding protein PstS, producing MLNASRPRRRNRTGRALRAGAAPALVLALAALTGCGSDYPLGEEQRRAAEEGGSDLSGILTGVGSSAQNAAMLTWRSGFESMHPDAQVQYLSAGSGAGRSALVGGGTDFAGSDAYLDEEEQAEVRDFCGPGGALNIPVYISPISVAFNLPGIQELDLDAATIAGIFRHEITRWDDPAIAAQNSGVELPDLPITPIARADDSGTTENFTDYLHSVVPEVWTDEEDGGWPAGLPTERSQGNAGVVSLTAETEGAVTYADDSLVDDSLGKARVKVGSEYVAVSGEAAGTAVGEASRVEGTGRHDIALELDREPDAPGAYPVVLVSYHIYCSSYGDPEVLELAKEFGHYVVSEEGQQASSEAVKSAPLPENLTAEAQAALDSITLR
- a CDS encoding ArsO family NAD(P)H-dependent flavin-containing monooxygenase translates to MGEVLDVAVVGAGQAGLAVGYHLRRTGLSFALLDEQEAPGGAWRHVWPSLRLFSPAAYSSLPGHPMPDTAGAAPDAAHVVDYLSRYEERYGLPVRRPVRVRAVHRDGAGFRLVTDDGELRARAVVSATGTWSQPFRPALPGQREYRGEQVHSAHYEGPARYRGRRVLVVGGANSGAQIAAELAEVCELTWCTNAPPRYLPDEVDGRELFRVATLRAQALAAGRPDPGGVASLGDVVAVPSVRRARDAGVLDPRPMFTRFTAHGVVMTDGREQPVDAVVWCTGFRPALRHLRPLHLREDDGRIRTEGTASTRVPGLYLVGYGDWTGPGSATLVGVGRSARDTVAAVRKRLAGGWDQRAAAP
- the glsA gene encoding glutaminase A translates to MPHPSTEEEARTETELFGPSAVTEYLEQVVEQLRDVRGGEPSSSIPALAQADTERFGVVIATADGHVYEAGSTRDEFSIQSISKAFTYALAVSDLGAEAVHAKMDVEPSGDAYNEISLQPGTGRPANPMINAGAIASTWLVPDSDRDLRRDRIREAYSRCAGRDLAISPEVLAQEHAAGDRNRALGYLLASAGIIEGDPTQALEDYFAQCSVLITCRDLALMGATLANGGTNPLTGDEVFDVDTVSRVLSVMSSCGMYDDAGEWMVRVGLPAKSGVGGGIIAVLPGELAVATFSPALDRHGNSVRGVLACERLSQDLDLHFTHTARVARSTVRASYPIDQSPSLVRRNAEAEAVLADHGKDAVVVELQGDLLFTGTETAIRTVRDVAYEASYVVVDMRRVDVIAEYAMPLLAKTRAELQAAGRTVVAVATDPGFAGSFGGEPPLEVFPSRAAAIKWVEDRLLEEHGGPECTPSRVKPVESELFSRLDPEDARDLRARTVERTWAAGENILRTGQNFAGIHLIVSGSVSMSLRTPTGERIELQVLGPGMSFGELALGTGNKQHATLSAVTDVTARVLLPQALAELEQEEPALGLRLWKALARDGFEQTDQQWRDAAVHASTSDW